The following proteins come from a genomic window of Pseudomonas syringae:
- a CDS encoding chemotaxis protein CheA, producing MSFGADEEILQDFLVEAGEILEQLSEQLVELESRPDDADLLNAIFRGFHTVKGGAGFLQLHELVECCHIAENVFDILRKGERRVDSELMDVVLEALDAVNSMFGQVRERTDVTPATPELLAALARLAEPQSADAVVAAEPEPVAEAPAPAAAQAAGGDEITDDEFEQLLDSLHGSNPVSAAPAAAPAPAASAASGDEITDQEFESLLDQLHGKGKFAADVVAAPAPAAQSNKVASAGDEITDDEFEALLDQLHGKGSFDAAVATTVAAAPVAAVAKAPAASKAAASDEITDHEFESLLDELHGKGKFEPQAVVAKAPAPAAAPAPAPAAKAEPAKAAPAPAPARAAAPPSEKPVATEAETTVRVDTARLDEIMNMVGELVLVRNRLVRLGLNSADEAMSKAVSNLDVVTADLQTAVMKTRMQPIKKVFGRFPRLVRDLARQLKKEINLELVGEETDLDKNLVEALADPLVHLVRNAVDHGIETPEEREATGKSRGGRVILSAEQEGDHILLSISDDGKGMDPNVLRSIAVKRGVMDKDAADRLSDTDCYNLIFAPGFSTKTEISDVSGRGVGMDVVKTKISQLNGSINIYSTKGQGSKIVIKVPLTLAIMPTLMVMLGNQAFAFPLVNVNEIFHLNLSTTNVVDGQEVVIVRDKALPLFYLKRWLVSSAAHEEQREGHVVILTVGTQRIGFVVDQLVGQEEVVIKPLGKMLQGTPGMSGATITGDGRIALILDVPSMLKRYAARRI from the coding sequence ATGAGCTTCGGCGCCGATGAAGAAATCCTTCAGGATTTTCTGGTAGAGGCCGGCGAAATTCTGGAGCAGTTGTCAGAGCAATTGGTCGAGCTGGAAAGCCGACCGGATGATGCTGATCTGCTCAATGCAATTTTTCGCGGTTTTCACACTGTAAAAGGGGGCGCCGGCTTCCTCCAGCTCCATGAGCTGGTGGAGTGCTGCCATATCGCCGAAAACGTGTTCGACATCCTGCGCAAGGGCGAACGACGCGTTGATTCCGAACTGATGGATGTGGTCCTGGAAGCTCTGGACGCCGTCAACAGCATGTTTGGTCAAGTACGTGAACGGACTGATGTCACGCCCGCCACACCGGAATTGCTGGCAGCGCTGGCGCGTCTGGCCGAGCCGCAGTCCGCTGATGCGGTGGTAGCTGCGGAACCTGAGCCCGTTGCCGAGGCTCCTGCCCCGGCGGCAGCGCAGGCCGCAGGCGGTGATGAAATCACTGATGATGAATTCGAACAACTGCTGGATTCGCTGCATGGCAGCAATCCGGTATCGGCCGCTCCGGCGGCTGCGCCAGCACCGGCTGCCAGTGCAGCGTCCGGCGACGAGATCACCGATCAGGAATTTGAATCCCTGCTCGATCAGTTGCATGGCAAGGGCAAGTTTGCAGCCGATGTTGTCGCCGCCCCGGCACCTGCTGCGCAGAGCAACAAGGTTGCATCTGCCGGTGATGAAATCACTGACGACGAATTCGAGGCGCTGCTCGATCAGTTGCATGGCAAGGGTTCGTTCGACGCCGCAGTAGCCACTACGGTTGCCGCTGCCCCGGTGGCTGCGGTTGCCAAGGCTCCTGCGGCCTCGAAAGCCGCTGCGTCGGATGAAATTACCGATCACGAATTTGAAAGCCTGCTCGACGAGTTGCATGGCAAGGGCAAGTTCGAACCTCAGGCGGTGGTTGCCAAGGCGCCTGCGCCTGCGGCAGCTCCGGCACCTGCACCTGCGGCGAAGGCCGAGCCGGCCAAAGCGGCTCCAGCTCCGGCCCCGGCGCGCGCTGCGGCGCCTCCGAGCGAGAAGCCGGTCGCGACCGAAGCTGAAACCACTGTTCGCGTTGATACCGCCCGCCTGGACGAAATCATGAACATGGTGGGCGAACTGGTACTGGTGCGTAACCGTCTGGTTCGTCTGGGCCTCAACAGCGCCGACGAAGCCATGTCCAAGGCGGTTTCCAACCTGGATGTGGTGACGGCAGATCTGCAGACTGCGGTGATGAAGACCCGCATGCAGCCGATCAAGAAAGTATTCGGCCGCTTCCCGCGTCTGGTTCGCGACCTGGCTCGCCAGCTCAAGAAAGAGATCAACCTGGAACTGGTCGGCGAAGAAACCGACCTCGACAAGAACCTCGTAGAGGCGCTTGCCGACCCGCTGGTCCACTTGGTGCGCAACGCGGTCGATCACGGTATCGAAACGCCGGAAGAGCGCGAAGCCACGGGCAAGTCCCGCGGTGGCCGCGTGATTCTCTCGGCCGAACAGGAAGGCGACCATATCCTGCTGTCGATTTCCGATGACGGCAAGGGCATGGACCCTAACGTATTGCGCTCCATTGCGGTCAAGCGTGGCGTGATGGACAAGGACGCAGCCGATCGCTTGAGCGACACCGACTGCTACAACCTGATCTTCGCGCCGGGTTTCTCGACCAAGACCGAGATTTCCGATGTGTCGGGTCGTGGTGTGGGCATGGACGTGGTGAAAACCAAGATTTCCCAGCTCAACGGTTCGATCAACATCTACTCGACCAAGGGCCAGGGCTCGAAAATTGTCATCAAGGTCCCGCTGACCCTGGCGATCATGCCGACCCTGATGGTGATGCTGGGCAACCAGGCGTTTGCGTTCCCGCTGGTCAACGTCAACGAAATCTTCCACCTGAACCTGTCGACCACCAACGTCGTCGATGGTCAGGAAGTGGTGATCGTACGGGACAAGGCTCTGCCGCTGTTCTACCTCAAGCGCTGGCTGGTCAGTTCGGCCGCTCATGAAGAGCAGCGTGAAGGGCACGTCGTGATTCTCACGGTTGGCACCCAGCGCATCGGCTTCGTCGTCGATCAACTGGTCGGTCAGGAAGAAGTGGTCATCAAACCGCTGGGCAAGATGTTGCAGGGTACGCCGGGCATGTCGGGCGCCACCATTACCGGTGACGGTCGCATTGCGCTGATTCTCGATGTACCCAGCATGCTCAAGCGTTACGCCGCACGGCGTATCTGA
- a CDS encoding chemotaxis protein → MSTTVPLINSITIRTATSQITYSQANDKSVEAPAGNAKSVEVNLSAEGRAAAASARSGSKDADIENSGLPSSVQKILKSIRELQRKIEETTDQIQKVLADRTLTREERQTKAAALQTVLSTLQAQVSNSTADLSSLMNSLGSSDADKTTAGMLVLAKM, encoded by the coding sequence ATGTCAACGACAGTTCCGTTGATCAACAGCATTACGATACGTACCGCGACCTCGCAGATCACCTACAGCCAGGCCAATGACAAATCTGTCGAGGCGCCTGCCGGCAATGCAAAGAGTGTGGAGGTCAATCTTTCAGCCGAGGGCAGGGCGGCAGCAGCCTCTGCACGGTCCGGTTCGAAAGACGCCGATATCGAAAATAGCGGTCTGCCTTCTTCTGTGCAGAAAATCCTCAAATCGATACGCGAATTGCAGCGCAAGATCGAAGAAACCACTGATCAGATTCAGAAAGTTCTGGCCGACAGAACGCTTACCCGTGAAGAGCGCCAGACCAAGGCCGCAGCGCTGCAAACCGTGCTTTCCACGTTGCAGGCTCAGGTGAGCAATTCCACCGCTGATCTGTCTTCGCTGATGAACAGCCTCGGTTCCAGCGATGCCGACAAGACAACAGCCGGTATGCTGGTGCTGGCCAAGATGTAA
- the fnr gene encoding fumarate/nitrate reduction transcriptional regulator Fnr, translating to MSEPVKRAQTQAHCKDCSLAPLCLPLSLNLEDMDSLDQIVKRGRPLKKGEFLFRQGDTFESVYAVRSGALKTFNISDGGEEQLTGFHLPSELVGMSGMDAGAYPVSAQALETTSICEIPFERLDELSAQLPQLRRQLMRVMSREIRDDQQMMLLLSKKTADERIATFLVNLSARFRARGFSANHFRLSMSRNEIGNHLGLAVETVSRVFTRFQQNELIQAQGKEIHIIDPIELCALAGGAMHS from the coding sequence ATGTCCGAGCCAGTAAAACGCGCTCAAACCCAGGCTCATTGCAAGGATTGCAGTCTCGCACCGCTCTGCCTGCCCCTCTCGCTGAATCTTGAAGATATGGACTCGCTTGACCAGATCGTCAAGCGCGGCCGCCCGCTGAAGAAAGGCGAGTTCCTGTTTCGTCAGGGGGATACCTTCGAATCGGTATACGCAGTACGTTCCGGCGCCCTGAAAACCTTCAATATCAGTGACGGCGGTGAAGAACAGCTCACCGGCTTCCACCTGCCCAGCGAACTGGTGGGCATGTCGGGCATGGACGCCGGGGCCTATCCGGTGTCGGCGCAAGCGCTGGAAACCACCTCAATCTGCGAGATTCCGTTCGAGCGTCTGGACGAACTGTCGGCCCAACTGCCGCAACTGCGTCGACAACTGATGCGGGTCATGAGCCGCGAGATCCGTGACGATCAGCAAATGATGCTGTTGTTGTCGAAGAAAACAGCCGACGAGCGTATTGCCACCTTTCTGGTCAATCTGTCGGCGCGCTTCCGGGCGCGGGGCTTTTCGGCCAATCATTTCAGGCTGAGCATGTCGCGCAACGAGATCGGCAATCACCTGGGGCTGGCGGTTGAAACCGTGTCACGGGTGTTCACCCGTTTTCAGCAAAACGAGCTGATACAGGCGCAGGGCAAGGAGATCCACATCATTGACCCTATCGAGCTGTGTGCGCTGGCGGGCGGTGCGATGCACAGCTGA
- a CDS encoding adenine phosphoribosyltransferase, which yields MTFDQPNFKSLIRPVVDFPKPGVVFRDITPLFQSPKATRQVIDTFVQRYIEADFSHIGVMDARGFLIGSVVAYQLNKPLVLFRKQGKLPADVLSEGYQTEYGEAYLEVHADSLCEGDSVVMFDDLIATGGTLIAAANLIRRMGAEVYEAAAIIDLPELGGSKRLNDLKIPTFCLTEFALDEQ from the coding sequence ATGACCTTCGATCAACCGAACTTCAAATCCCTGATACGCCCGGTCGTAGACTTCCCCAAGCCGGGCGTTGTGTTTCGCGACATCACTCCCCTGTTCCAGTCGCCCAAGGCTACGCGTCAGGTGATCGATACCTTCGTGCAGCGCTATATCGAGGCAGATTTCAGCCACATCGGTGTCATGGACGCACGGGGTTTTCTGATTGGTTCAGTGGTCGCCTACCAATTGAACAAGCCGCTGGTGCTGTTCCGCAAACAGGGCAAACTGCCTGCTGACGTGCTGTCCGAGGGCTATCAGACCGAATACGGCGAAGCCTATCTGGAGGTCCATGCAGACAGCCTGTGCGAGGGCGATTCGGTGGTGATGTTCGATGATCTGATCGCCACAGGTGGCACCCTGATTGCCGCTGCCAACCTGATCCGCCGCATGGGCGCCGAAGTGTATGAGGCCGCTGCGATTATCGACCTGCCGGAACTGGGCGGTTCCAAGCGTCTTAACGACCTGAAGATCCCTACGTTCTGCCTGACCGAGTTTGCACTGGACGAGCAGTAA
- a CDS encoding ParA family protein encodes MRVWAVANQKGGVGKTTTTIALAGLLADAGKRVVVVDLDPHGSMTSYFGYNPDDLEHSAFDLFLHKGVVPEGLPGQLLLPTSDQRISLIPSSTALATLERQSPGQSGLGLVIAKSLAQLWQDFDYALIDSPPLLGVLMVNALAASQQLAIPVQTEFLAVKGLERMVNTLTMINRSRKVPLPYTIVPTLFDRRTQASMGTLKLLRDSFPEHVWQAYVPVDTRLRDASRLGLTPSQNDSKSRGVIAYRALLKHMLAEQLNAQVA; translated from the coding sequence ATGAGAGTCTGGGCAGTAGCCAACCAGAAAGGTGGAGTCGGAAAGACCACCACGACCATTGCCCTGGCCGGTTTGCTGGCCGATGCGGGCAAGCGCGTGGTCGTTGTCGACCTGGACCCCCACGGCTCCATGACCAGTTATTTCGGGTACAACCCGGATGATCTGGAACACAGTGCCTTTGATCTGTTCTTGCACAAGGGCGTGGTGCCCGAAGGCTTGCCCGGCCAGTTGCTGCTGCCGACCAGCGACCAGCGAATCTCGCTGATCCCGTCGAGCACCGCGCTGGCCACGCTGGAGCGTCAGTCGCCTGGACAGAGCGGTCTGGGTCTGGTGATCGCCAAGAGCCTCGCTCAGTTGTGGCAGGATTTTGACTATGCCCTGATCGACAGTCCACCGTTGCTCGGCGTGCTGATGGTCAATGCCCTGGCCGCAAGCCAGCAACTGGCGATTCCGGTGCAGACCGAGTTTCTCGCCGTAAAAGGCCTGGAGCGCATGGTCAACACCCTGACCATGATCAACCGCTCGCGCAAGGTGCCGCTGCCTTACACCATCGTGCCCACGCTGTTCGACCGTCGCACTCAGGCATCGATGGGCACCTTGAAATTGTTGCGTGACAGCTTTCCCGAGCATGTCTGGCAGGCTTATGTGCCTGTCGACACGCGCTTGCGTGATGCCAGCCGACTGGGTTTGACCCCGTCGCAGAACGACAGCAAGAGCCGTGGCGTGATTGCTTACCGGGCATTGCTCAAGCATATGCTCGCCGAGCAGCTCAATGCTCAGGTGGCCTGA
- a CDS encoding protein-glutamate methylesterase/protein-glutamine glutaminase — MAVKVLVVDDSGFFRRRVTEILSSDPNIVVVGTATNGKEAIEQALALKPDVITMDYEMPMMDGITAVRHIMQRIPTPVLMFSSLTHEGARVTLDALDAGAVDFLPKNFEDISRNPQKVKQLLCEKINSISRSNRRSSGLGATSASPAAAAPPLSSRAPAPASSTPARTAPPRAAAPAPAAPAHSHAHHAPAHATTTGTAKRKAYKLVAIGTSTGGPVALQRVLTQLPANFPAPLVLIQHMPAAFTKAFAERLDKLCKISVKEAEDGDVLRPGLALLAPGGKQMMIDGRGTVKILPGDERLNYKPCVDITFGSAAKSYGDKVLSVVLTGMGADGREGARLLKQVGSTVWAQDEASCVIYGMPMAIVKADLADAIYSLDDIGRHLVEACL, encoded by the coding sequence ATGGCAGTCAAGGTCCTGGTGGTGGATGATTCCGGTTTCTTCCGCCGCCGTGTCACGGAAATTCTTTCTTCGGACCCCAACATTGTTGTTGTCGGCACCGCTACCAATGGCAAGGAAGCAATTGAGCAGGCGCTGGCGCTCAAGCCTGACGTCATCACCATGGACTACGAAATGCCGATGATGGATGGCATTACGGCAGTTCGTCACATCATGCAGCGTATCCCCACCCCGGTCTTGATGTTCTCGTCGCTGACGCACGAAGGTGCGCGCGTGACGCTGGATGCGCTGGACGCCGGTGCTGTGGATTTCCTGCCCAAGAATTTCGAAGATATCTCGCGCAACCCGCAGAAAGTCAAACAACTGCTGTGCGAGAAGATCAACAGCATTTCCCGCAGTAACCGCCGTTCGAGCGGTCTGGGTGCGACGAGTGCATCGCCTGCGGCGGCCGCTCCACCGCTGTCCAGCCGTGCTCCCGCGCCTGCATCTTCTACGCCTGCCCGGACTGCGCCACCGCGTGCTGCAGCACCTGCCCCGGCAGCGCCGGCCCACAGTCACGCTCATCATGCACCCGCGCACGCGACGACAACCGGCACCGCCAAGCGCAAGGCGTACAAGCTGGTCGCCATCGGCACGTCGACGGGTGGCCCGGTAGCATTGCAACGGGTGCTTACCCAGTTGCCAGCCAATTTTCCGGCACCGCTGGTGCTGATTCAGCACATGCCTGCGGCGTTCACCAAGGCCTTCGCCGAGCGCCTCGACAAGCTGTGCAAGATCAGTGTCAAGGAGGCAGAGGACGGCGATGTTCTGCGTCCGGGTCTGGCGCTGCTGGCACCCGGCGGCAAGCAGATGATGATCGACGGTCGCGGCACGGTGAAGATTCTGCCGGGCGACGAGCGCCTCAACTACAAGCCATGCGTGGACATCACTTTCGGCTCAGCCGCCAAATCCTACGGCGACAAAGTGCTGTCTGTGGTGCTGACCGGCATGGGCGCAGACGGCCGGGAAGGCGCACGCCTGCTCAAACAGGTCGGCAGCACAGTGTGGGCGCAGGATGAAGCGAGCTGCGTGATCTATGGCATGCCGATGGCGATCGTCAAGGCTGATCTCGCCGACGCGATCTACAGCCTGGATGACATCGGTCGGCACCTGGTCGAGGCCTGTCTCTGA
- a CDS encoding chemotaxis protein CheW — protein sequence MNKSSAQGSEDPILQWVTFRLDNESYGINVMQVQEVLRYTEIAPVPGAPSYVLGIINLRGNVVTVIDTRQRFGLDPVEVSDNTRIVIIEADKQVVGILVDSVAEVVYLRQSEVETAPNVGNDESAKFIQGVCNKNGELLILVELDKMMSEEEWSELESI from the coding sequence ATGAATAAGTCGTCTGCACAAGGTTCCGAAGATCCGATCCTGCAATGGGTTACATTCCGTCTGGACAACGAGTCCTACGGCATCAATGTAATGCAGGTGCAGGAAGTGCTGCGCTACACCGAAATTGCCCCGGTTCCGGGTGCGCCAAGTTATGTACTCGGGATCATCAACCTGCGCGGTAACGTCGTGACCGTGATCGACACCCGTCAGCGCTTCGGCCTGGACCCGGTTGAAGTCAGCGACAACACGCGTATTGTGATCATCGAAGCCGACAAACAAGTGGTCGGTATTCTGGTCGACAGCGTGGCGGAAGTAGTTTACTTGCGTCAGTCCGAAGTCGAAACCGCGCCGAACGTGGGTAACGATGAATCGGCCAAGTTCATTCAGGGCGTCTGCAACAAGAACGGCGAGCTGTTGATTCTGGTCGAGCTGGACAAAATGATGTCCGAAGAAGAGTGGTCCGAACTGGAGAGCATCTGA
- a CDS encoding flagellar motor protein produces the protein MDVLSLIGLILAFVAIIGGNFLEGGHLGALINGPAALIVIGGTLGASLLQSPMSAFMRALKIVGWIIFPPRIDLPGGVDRVIGWSMTARKEGLLGLETVADAEPDGYARKGLQLLVDGAEPAAIRSILEVDFITQETRDIQAAKVFESMGGYAPTVGIIGAVMGLIHVMGNLADPSQLGSGIAVAFVATIYGVAIANLILLPVANKLKAIAHRQSRYREMLLEGILSIAEGENPRSIELKLQGFME, from the coding sequence ATGGATGTACTGAGTCTTATCGGCCTGATTCTGGCGTTCGTCGCCATTATCGGTGGTAACTTTCTCGAAGGCGGGCACCTGGGTGCCTTGATCAACGGCCCGGCTGCATTGATCGTGATCGGCGGTACGCTCGGTGCCTCGCTGTTGCAGTCGCCGATGAGCGCCTTCATGCGGGCCCTGAAAATCGTTGGCTGGATTATCTTTCCGCCGCGTATCGACCTGCCTGGCGGTGTTGACCGTGTAATTGGCTGGAGCATGACCGCCCGCAAGGAAGGCCTGCTCGGTCTGGAGACTGTGGCCGACGCGGAGCCCGACGGCTATGCCCGCAAGGGCCTGCAGCTGCTGGTGGACGGGGCTGAACCGGCGGCCATTCGGAGCATCCTCGAAGTGGATTTCATCACTCAGGAAACCCGCGATATCCAGGCCGCCAAAGTATTTGAAAGCATGGGCGGCTACGCGCCGACCGTGGGCATCATCGGTGCGGTGATGGGGCTGATTCACGTGATGGGCAATCTGGCTGACCCCAGCCAGCTGGGCAGCGGTATCGCGGTGGCGTTTGTCGCGACCATTTACGGGGTTGCCATTGCCAACCTGATCCTGCTGCCAGTGGCCAACAAGCTCAAGGCCATTGCCCATCGTCAGTCGCGCTATCGTGAAATGCTTCTCGAAGGCATTTTATCCATCGCCGAGGGTGAAAACCCGCGCTCCATCGAACTCAAGTTGCAAGGCTTCATGGAGTAA
- a CDS encoding DUF2802 domain-containing protein: MIFEVAVVFLGILWVVSLFLFLAHTKRQRKLDAARDEAAALRDQRIKELARRLDNYQNGTVRMGEALHELRATVAPLPDKLTALEQRDPSTLSFAQAARLVGMGASIDELTQSCGLTQAEAQLMTKLHGNTAS, from the coding sequence TTGATCTTTGAGGTAGCTGTCGTCTTCCTGGGCATTCTCTGGGTCGTTTCCCTGTTTTTGTTCCTGGCCCATACGAAGCGCCAGCGCAAGCTGGATGCGGCGCGTGACGAGGCGGCTGCCTTGCGTGATCAACGGATCAAGGAGTTGGCCAGGCGTCTGGACAACTACCAGAACGGTACGGTACGCATGGGCGAAGCCTTGCACGAACTGCGCGCCACCGTCGCACCGCTGCCGGACAAGCTGACGGCACTGGAACAGCGCGATCCCTCCACGCTGTCCTTTGCCCAGGCTGCGCGCCTGGTCGGCATGGGCGCCAGCATCGACGAGCTGACCCAGTCCTGCGGTCTGACCCAGGCCGAAGCGCAACTGATGACCAAACTGCACGGCAATACGGCCAGCTAG
- a CDS encoding protein phosphatase CheZ, with translation MDNTDSMADFESTLKRHAQELVTSLEKGRFGEAVQLIHELNQTRDRGLYQEVGKLTRELHSAIVNFQIDPHMPQAEEVSQITDATERLSYVVRLTENAANRTMDLVEESTPLMNGLSTDAKALSEDWGRFMRREIGAEEFRELAKRVDGFLTRTEKETHEVSAHLNDILLAQDYQDLTGQVIKRVTQLVTEVEGNLLKLVLMASHVDRFAGIEHDEESILAEKDPKKHLAKGEGPQIHADKREDVVSGQDDVDDLLSSLGF, from the coding sequence ATGGATAACACTGATTCGATGGCCGACTTTGAGTCGACCTTAAAAAGACACGCGCAAGAACTTGTCACCAGCCTTGAAAAAGGTCGTTTCGGCGAGGCTGTGCAGCTGATCCATGAGCTCAACCAGACACGTGACCGCGGCCTTTATCAGGAAGTGGGCAAGCTGACGCGCGAGCTGCACAGTGCAATCGTCAACTTCCAGATCGATCCGCATATGCCTCAGGCCGAGGAGGTGTCGCAGATCACTGATGCCACCGAGCGTCTGTCGTACGTCGTCCGGCTGACCGAGAATGCGGCCAACCGCACAATGGATCTGGTCGAGGAAAGCACGCCGCTCATGAACGGTCTGAGTACCGACGCCAAGGCGTTGAGCGAAGACTGGGGGCGTTTCATGCGCCGCGAAATCGGTGCCGAAGAATTTCGCGAACTCGCCAAGCGGGTCGATGGTTTTCTGACGCGTACCGAGAAGGAAACCCATGAGGTCTCCGCACACCTCAACGACATTCTGCTTGCCCAGGATTACCAGGACCTCACCGGTCAGGTCATCAAGCGTGTCACGCAACTGGTCACTGAAGTAGAAGGCAATTTGCTCAAACTGGTGCTCATGGCCAGCCATGTCGATCGCTTCGCAGGCATCGAACATGACGAAGAATCCATCCTTGCTGAAAAAGATCCTAAAAAACATCTCGCCAAGGGTGAAGGTCCGCAGATTCATGCCGATAAACGTGAAGACGTCGTATCCGGACAGGATGATGTAGACGATCTGCTATCGAGCCTCGGCTTCTAA
- the motD gene encoding flagellar motor protein MotD — MARRRQPEEHENHERWLVSYADFITLLFAFFVVMYSISSINEGKYKILSQALVGVFNDTERTMKPIPIGEQRPVSVKPAEPLLKDSEQTDAGIGQASDDPLQTIAQDVRDAFGDLLKSDQMTVRGNELWVEIELNSSMLFGSGDAMPSDKAFSIIEKVSGIVKRFDNPIHVEGFTDDHPINTAQYPTNWELSSARSASIVRMLAMDGVNPARLASVGYGEFQPIAPNTTAAGRAKNRRVVLVISRNLDVRRSLTSAGTANAQPDAALKRAGTQTAPVPAKPPVRANAVNSPSPALQ; from the coding sequence ATGGCTCGCCGTCGTCAGCCCGAAGAACACGAGAATCACGAACGCTGGCTGGTGTCCTACGCGGATTTCATCACTCTGCTTTTCGCCTTCTTCGTGGTGATGTACTCGATTTCCTCGATCAACGAAGGCAAGTACAAGATCCTTTCTCAGGCACTGGTCGGCGTGTTCAACGACACGGAACGGACCATGAAGCCCATCCCGATCGGCGAGCAGCGCCCCGTTTCGGTCAAGCCTGCCGAGCCATTGCTCAAGGACAGCGAGCAGACTGATGCCGGTATCGGCCAAGCCTCCGATGATCCCTTGCAGACCATTGCCCAGGATGTTCGCGATGCTTTCGGGGATTTGCTCAAATCCGACCAGATGACGGTGCGGGGCAACGAGTTGTGGGTCGAGATCGAGCTTAACTCCAGCATGCTGTTCGGCAGCGGCGATGCAATGCCCAGTGACAAGGCGTTTTCGATCATTGAAAAGGTTTCCGGGATCGTCAAACGGTTCGACAACCCGATCCATGTCGAAGGTTTCACTGACGACCATCCGATCAACACGGCGCAGTACCCGACCAATTGGGAGCTGTCATCGGCGCGCTCTGCCAGTATTGTGCGCATGCTGGCCATGGACGGCGTCAATCCGGCGCGTCTGGCCTCTGTCGGCTATGGCGAGTTTCAGCCTATTGCTCCGAATACCACGGCTGCCGGGCGCGCCAAGAACCGCCGCGTGGTGTTGGTTATCTCGCGAAATCTGGATGTGCGCCGCAGCCTGACCAGTGCCGGGACGGCGAATGCTCAGCCGGATGCCGCTTTGAAGCGTGCTGGCACACAAACTGCACCGGTGCCAGCAAAGCCGCCGGTACGTGCGAACGCCGTCAATTCTCCGTCACCCGCCCTCCAATAA
- a CDS encoding CheW domain-containing protein, with product MLHFLLGPGMNRPVEVATRPKLALQSYLDALLYDATAELETASDSLDDFQAAVLEEQAFDARMQAQVKPLAVAVAAPAAVAVAVKVAAPVAVPAPEIEVAPVIVAEAVQVAELKVETAVPTVDLVEPVAELSTRVTQRTPTPPPTIDGRPAWAAEPFECLLFDVAGLTLAVPLVCLGSIYPLAGQELTPLFGQPDWFLGILPSQAGNLKVLDTARWIMPDRYRDDFRQGLQYVISVQGYEWGLAVHQVSRSLRLDPNEIKWRTQRGQRPWLAGTVIEHMCALLDVAELAELIASGAVKQLNKSK from the coding sequence ATGCTCCATTTTTTGTTGGGTCCCGGTATGAACCGCCCTGTAGAAGTTGCAACACGACCCAAACTGGCCTTGCAGTCCTATCTGGACGCATTGCTGTATGACGCTACCGCGGAGCTCGAAACAGCCTCTGACAGCCTCGATGATTTTCAGGCCGCCGTGCTCGAGGAGCAGGCGTTTGACGCGCGGATGCAGGCGCAGGTCAAGCCATTGGCGGTTGCAGTTGCTGCGCCCGCTGCAGTAGCTGTAGCCGTCAAGGTCGCAGCACCGGTTGCGGTGCCTGCGCCAGAGATTGAAGTCGCTCCGGTGATCGTCGCCGAAGCGGTGCAGGTTGCGGAGCTAAAGGTTGAAACGGCGGTGCCGACAGTAGATCTGGTCGAGCCTGTTGCCGAGTTGAGCACGCGGGTGACCCAGCGAACTCCGACGCCACCGCCGACCATTGATGGACGTCCGGCATGGGCTGCAGAGCCGTTCGAATGCCTGCTGTTTGATGTGGCTGGCTTGACGCTGGCGGTGCCGCTGGTGTGCCTGGGGTCGATTTACCCGTTGGCAGGGCAGGAGCTGACGCCACTGTTCGGCCAGCCGGACTGGTTTCTCGGGATTCTGCCCAGCCAGGCAGGCAACCTGAAAGTGTTGGATACCGCGCGCTGGATCATGCCGGATCGCTATCGCGATGATTTTCGCCAGGGATTGCAGTATGTGATCTCGGTGCAGGGATACGAGTGGGGGCTGGCGGTGCATCAGGTCAGTCGCTCGTTGCGTCTTGATCCGAACGAGATCAAATGGCGCACGCAGCGCGGTCAGCGCCCATGGCTGGCGGGCACAGTGATCGAACACATGTGTGCGTTGCTGGACGTTGCAGAGTTGGCCGAGCTGATAGCCAGTGGCGCGGTCAAGCAGTTGAACAAGTCGAAATAA